In Candidatus Syntrophoarchaeum caldarius, the following are encoded in one genomic region:
- a CDS encoding aspartate carbamoyltransferase, catalytic subunit, whose translation MCDPSKLVTGTFLNLICVEELMGFAKRHILSMRDFSREEIDLILNRAIELEPFAKGKRSDRLRGKILANLFFEPSTRTRISFETAMKRLGGEVLNLDSTEGSSISKGETLADTIRVISGYSDIIVLRHPKEGAARLASEFSSVPLINAGDGAGHHPTQTLLDLYTIKRESKLEGLRIALVGDLKYGRTVHSLSIALSYYGARIMLVSPPALRMSEAIKNDLISSGADISEFENIQDVISDIDVLYVTRIQKERFPILSEYNKVAGSYRIDMKLLEKANENLIIMHPLPRVDEIDPEVDRTPHAAYFKQAFYGVPVRMALLTLLMEVDG comes from the coding sequence TTGTGTGATCCCTCGAAGCTTGTAACAGGTACCTTTTTAAATCTGATATGCGTAGAGGAATTGATGGGTTTTGCGAAGCGGCATATCCTCTCGATGAGGGATTTTTCAAGGGAAGAGATTGATTTAATACTCAACAGGGCGATTGAACTCGAACCTTTCGCAAAGGGAAAAAGATCTGATCGTCTAAGGGGCAAGATTCTTGCAAATCTCTTCTTTGAACCAAGCACCCGCACCCGTATATCCTTTGAGACCGCGATGAAACGGCTTGGAGGAGAGGTTTTAAACCTTGATTCTACAGAAGGAAGCTCGATCTCGAAGGGTGAGACACTTGCAGATACTATAAGGGTTATAAGTGGATATTCAGATATAATTGTGCTTAGACATCCTAAAGAAGGTGCTGCAAGGCTTGCATCAGAGTTCTCATCCGTACCACTGATAAATGCAGGCGATGGAGCAGGGCATCACCCAACACAGACCCTGCTTGATCTTTACACGATAAAGAGGGAGAGTAAGCTTGAAGGCTTGCGGATTGCGCTTGTTGGAGATCTGAAGTATGGAAGGACGGTGCACTCACTGAGTATTGCGCTCTCCTACTATGGTGCCAGGATCATGCTCGTATCACCGCCTGCGCTCAGGATGAGTGAGGCGATAAAGAACGATCTCATAAGTTCTGGTGCTGACATATCAGAGTTTGAGAACATCCAGGATGTTATTTCCGATATCGATGTTCTGTATGTTACAAGAATCCAGAAAGAACGATTTCCAATCCTCTCTGAGTACAATAAAGTTGCAGGATCGTACCGTATTGATATGAAGCTGCTTGAAAAAGCGAATGAGAATCTCATCATCATGCACCCGCTGCCAAGAGTGGATGAGATCGATCCAGAGGTTGATAGGACTCCACATGCAGCCTACTTCAAACAGGCATTCTATGGCGTTCCTGTCAGAATGGCGCTCCTGACACTGCTCATGGAGGTTGATGGGTGA
- a CDS encoding cell division protein FtsZ, producing MSFDSVVENASKYDAKVNTISNQELEMFGAPRIMVIGCGGAGNNTINRLYDIGIDGAEAIAINTDKQHLDMIRAHKKVLVGKTLTRGLGAGGFPEVGRKAAEIARGTLEELLADVDMVFITAGMGGGTGTGTAPIVAEVAKERGAIVVGMVSTPFNAERARRGKAEEGLEELRRSADTVIVLDNNHLLKYVPNLPIRKAFSVMDQLIAETVKGITETITQPSMINLDFADIKAVMNYGGVASMLVGEARQSQDRVDTVVRNALTHPLLEVDYRGATGSIVHITGGPDLTLTEANEIVEALTFELDGNANVIWGARIDPACEGMVKVMAIMTGVESSQILGPEKEKRERAFVPRIQNTIEVGIPKIC from the coding sequence ATGTCGTTTGATTCGGTAGTAGAAAATGCATCGAAATATGATGCAAAGGTGAATACCATAAGTAACCAGGAACTTGAGATGTTTGGAGCGCCAAGAATCATGGTGATCGGGTGTGGTGGTGCAGGCAATAACACCATAAATCGACTCTATGATATTGGGATAGATGGTGCAGAGGCCATTGCGATAAATACCGATAAGCAGCACCTTGATATGATTCGTGCCCACAAAAAGGTACTGGTTGGAAAGACACTGACTCGTGGGCTTGGCGCAGGTGGTTTTCCAGAAGTTGGGAGGAAAGCTGCTGAGATCGCCAGAGGCACACTCGAAGAGCTCCTTGCGGATGTGGACATGGTTTTCATCACTGCTGGCATGGGTGGGGGAACAGGTACTGGAACTGCACCGATTGTGGCAGAGGTAGCTAAAGAGAGGGGTGCAATTGTTGTGGGAATGGTCTCAACACCTTTCAATGCAGAACGTGCGCGTAGGGGAAAAGCAGAGGAAGGGCTTGAGGAGCTCAGACGGTCTGCGGATACTGTGATCGTCCTTGATAACAACCACCTTCTCAAGTATGTTCCGAACTTACCCATACGAAAGGCATTCTCGGTTATGGATCAGCTGATCGCAGAGACTGTTAAGGGTATCACCGAGACGATCACGCAGCCATCGATGATCAATCTCGACTTTGCAGATATCAAGGCTGTGATGAACTATGGTGGTGTCGCTTCTATGCTCGTTGGTGAGGCAAGACAGAGCCAGGACAGGGTGGATACGGTTGTTCGCAATGCGTTGACGCATCCATTGCTTGAAGTGGACTATCGCGGCGCAACAGGGTCGATCGTCCACATAACAGGTGGTCCTGATCTCACGCTTACAGAAGCAAACGAGATCGTTGAGGCGCTCACCTTTGAACTTGATGGAAATGCAAATGTAATCTGGGGTGCGCGGATCGATCCAGCATGTGAAGGTATGGTTAAGGTCATGGCGATCATGACCGGGGTTGAGAGTTCACAGATACTTGGACCTGAAAAAGAGAAGAGAGAGCGGGCTTTTGTTCCAAGAATCCAGAACACGATCGAGGTAGGAATACCGAAGATCTGTTAA
- a CDS encoding Aspartate transcarbamylase regulatory subunit — MKNGDQELRVKKIENGTVIDHIAAGQALNVLKILGITGSTDAVVSLVMNVSSRKMGSKDILKIEDRELAPEEVDRIALIAPGAKINIIRNYRVVEKHSVDLPHVIQGILRCANPNCISNTNEPVKSKFVVTKSHERPVFRCFYCEERLDDAMEHLI; from the coding sequence ATGAAGAATGGGGATCAGGAGCTAAGAGTCAAGAAGATCGAGAATGGCACGGTCATCGATCATATAGCAGCAGGACAGGCGCTGAATGTCCTCAAGATACTTGGGATAACAGGAAGCACCGATGCAGTGGTGAGCCTTGTGATGAATGTATCGAGCAGGAAGATGGGGTCCAAGGATATTCTAAAGATTGAGGATAGGGAGCTTGCACCAGAGGAAGTTGATCGTATCGCTTTGATCGCACCAGGGGCAAAGATTAATATCATCAGAAACTATCGTGTGGTAGAGAAGCACAGTGTCGATCTGCCTCATGTGATCCAGGGGATCTTGCGATGTGCAAACCCGAACTGCATCTCAAACACAAACGAACCCGTCAAATCAAAGTTTGTGGTTACAAAATCTCATGAGAGACCGGTCTTCAGGTGCTTCTACTGCGAAGAGCGGCTCGATGATGCAATGGAGCATCTCATCTGA
- a CDS encoding indole-3-glycerol phosphate synthase codes for MKTDRGLIENILEKTKLRVERLKDHKSIENEIRKAQKAGKIPLISEIKPASPLKDLRPIQDPLEVLGAMERGGASGISVLTEPYFFKGSFDFLRSVSASSKLPTLRKDFIIDPIQVAETVASGADMLLLIVGILTETQLRELYASAIEFGITPVVEVQSRDEIELADFCDIVMINNRNLWDLTVDISRTEKLIGYIGKKTIISASGIKTRADALRMIDCGADAVLVGSSIMESEDIELKVRELVWGD; via the coding sequence ATGAAAACAGATAGAGGACTGATCGAGAATATACTTGAGAAGACAAAATTAAGGGTTGAAAGGCTAAAAGATCATAAAAGTATAGAGAACGAGATAAGAAAAGCACAGAAAGCAGGAAAAATCCCTTTAATCTCTGAGATAAAACCTGCAAGCCCGTTAAAAGATCTCAGACCAATACAGGATCCTCTTGAAGTTCTGGGTGCGATGGAACGTGGGGGTGCATCCGGGATATCGGTTCTGACTGAGCCATATTTTTTCAAAGGTTCATTCGATTTTCTGAGATCTGTGTCAGCAAGTTCAAAGCTTCCGACTTTGAGAAAAGACTTTATCATTGATCCCATTCAGGTCGCTGAGACGGTTGCTTCTGGTGCGGATATGCTGCTTCTGATTGTCGGAATTCTTACAGAAACACAGTTGAGGGAGCTTTATGCATCTGCTATCGAATTTGGCATCACACCTGTTGTCGAGGTGCAATCGAGAGATGAGATTGAACTTGCAGACTTCTGCGATATTGTAATGATAAATAATCGAAACCTCTGGGATCTCACGGTTGATATTTCCAGAACAGAAAAGTTAATTGGATATATTGGTAAAAAAACGATTATAAGTGCAAGTGGGATAAAAACAAGGGCTGACGCACTCAGGATGATCGATTGTGGTGCAGATGCTGTGCTTGTTGGGTCGTCGATCATGGAGAGTGAGGATATAGAATTAAAGGTACGTGAACTTGTGTGGGGTGATTGA
- a CDS encoding adenine deaminase — protein sequence MDSIEELRSIIAASLGEVEVDTLLAGGMVADVFAGKIEKRDVAVHNGRIVGFGNYSAKEVIDLEGNLIVPGFIDGHVHIESSMVTPPEYARAVLGLGTTSIVCDPHEIANVMGKEGIRYILDTSRNIFLNVYVMLPSCVPATAMESSGAVLRATDLLEFRGEERVRGLAELMNYPGLIAGDEEVLEKVSAFSDMIIDGHAPLLSGKELSAYSIFAHSDHECTTEEEAREKLAKGMRIMIREGTGAKNFDELIKIVTPANSRRFFFVSDDRNPLDLLGEGHIKQMVTRAINAGLDPVIAIQMATLNTAEYFNLKDIGAIAPGFIADMVVLDVLDDCSHLMTLKDGVVVAKDGKVVVDIPVFRNDRGKATINIKMDGLSEKLKISGSGTARVIKVLEDQIVTEEIREEVDPESGLPIGDDILKIAVCERHTGSGNVGLGFIKGFGIKSGAIASSVAHDSHNIVVVGSDDSDMIAAIREIERVGGGQTVVKDGSVLATLALPIAGLISDKPLEEVRIRLLELREAAKELGCGLKDPFMTLSFMALPVIPSLKVTDKGLFDVLNFEFVELFV from the coding sequence ATGGATTCCATAGAAGAGTTAAGATCGATCATAGCAGCCTCGCTTGGTGAGGTTGAAGTGGATACCCTCCTTGCAGGCGGGATGGTTGCTGATGTATTTGCTGGAAAAATTGAGAAACGGGATGTTGCTGTTCACAACGGACGTATCGTTGGTTTTGGAAATTACAGTGCGAAGGAGGTTATCGATCTCGAGGGCAATCTCATTGTACCTGGTTTCATAGATGGGCATGTACACATTGAGAGCTCGATGGTTACACCACCTGAGTACGCCAGAGCGGTACTTGGGCTTGGAACAACATCAATCGTCTGCGACCCACATGAGATCGCAAATGTGATGGGAAAGGAGGGGATTCGCTATATCCTTGATACGAGCAGAAATATTTTTTTAAATGTCTATGTGATGCTACCATCCTGTGTTCCCGCAACCGCGATGGAGTCGTCGGGTGCAGTACTCAGAGCTACTGACCTTCTCGAGTTCAGGGGTGAAGAGCGAGTGCGTGGACTTGCAGAGCTTATGAATTACCCGGGACTCATCGCAGGGGATGAGGAAGTTCTTGAAAAAGTTTCAGCGTTTTCTGATATGATAATTGATGGACATGCTCCGCTTTTATCTGGAAAAGAGCTTTCTGCATACTCAATTTTTGCACATTCTGATCATGAATGCACAACAGAGGAGGAGGCGCGTGAGAAGCTTGCAAAGGGTATGCGCATCATGATCCGTGAGGGAACTGGAGCAAAGAATTTTGATGAGTTGATAAAGATTGTAACGCCTGCAAATTCAAGGAGATTCTTCTTTGTATCTGATGATAGAAATCCGCTTGATCTTCTCGGTGAAGGACACATCAAACAGATGGTAACACGTGCAATAAATGCTGGACTTGATCCTGTCATTGCGATCCAGATGGCAACGCTAAATACTGCAGAATATTTTAATCTAAAAGATATTGGTGCAATTGCACCTGGTTTTATTGCGGATATGGTTGTTCTTGATGTTCTTGATGATTGCAGTCACTTGATGACGCTGAAAGACGGTGTGGTTGTTGCAAAAGATGGAAAGGTTGTTGTTGATATTCCGGTGTTCAGGAACGATCGCGGAAAAGCGACAATCAATATAAAAATGGATGGGCTCAGTGAAAAACTTAAGATATCTGGATCTGGCACTGCAAGAGTTATAAAAGTTCTGGAAGATCAGATCGTAACAGAAGAGATCAGAGAAGAGGTCGATCCTGAATCAGGACTTCCGATCGGGGATGATATACTTAAAATTGCGGTCTGTGAGCGACATACCGGGTCTGGAAATGTTGGACTTGGGTTTATCAAAGGTTTTGGAATCAAAAGTGGTGCCATCGCATCATCGGTTGCACACGACTCACACAACATCGTGGTGGTGGGATCAGATGATTCTGATATGATTGCTGCAATCAGGGAGATTGAGCGGGTGGGAGGTGGTCAGACCGTTGTTAAAGATGGCAGCGTACTTGCTACACTTGCACTTCCGATAGCAGGGCTTATATCTGATAAACCACTTGAGGAAGTTAGAATAAGATTACTGGAGCTTAGAGAAGCTGCTAAAGAGCTTGGATGCGGACTCAAAGATCCATTCATGACGCTGTCGTTTATGGCACTGCCTGTAATCCCTTCGTTGAAGGTCACAGATAAAGGGCTATTTGATGTTTTGAATTTTGAGTTCGTGGAGTTGTTTGTGTGA
- a CDS encoding CopG-like DNA-binding domain protein: MERITVRLPEKQIIALNALVETGEYASTSEVVREAIREFLKKHGFGVNLTNLMLERTKQLSEISENLNKIVQSEQDIDYVSGVDGCRLIR, from the coding sequence ATGGAACGAATAACGGTGAGGCTTCCTGAAAAGCAAATTATAGCACTCAACGCACTGGTTGAGACTGGGGAATATGCTTCCACCAGCGAGGTGGTCAGGGAAGCCATAAGAGAGTTCCTTAAGAAGCATGGATTTGGGGTCAATCTCACCAATCTGATGCTTGAGCGAACAAAACAGCTATCTGAGATCTCTGAGAACCTGAACAAAATAGTACAGTCCGAACAGGATATAGATTATGTAAGTGGGGTGGATGGATGTCGTTTGATTCGGTAG